The Gemmata palustris genome includes a region encoding these proteins:
- a CDS encoding HK97-gp10 family putative phage morphogenesis protein has translation MLEKLSKGLRNKAMRIALNKASSPVKAKIVAAAPNRFGFLRKSMKIRLANYQNKSVWVSVIGPSRSFVRKKGKFKRGKKKGQPKNHRPANYSHLVDQGTRHIRGRHFIRKSYSRLFRRDMILELRRQVELLLPKRK, from the coding sequence GTGCTGGAGAAACTCAGCAAGGGCTTGCGAAACAAGGCAATGCGCATTGCGCTCAACAAGGCGAGTTCACCCGTCAAAGCGAAGATCGTAGCAGCAGCCCCGAACCGTTTCGGTTTTCTTCGCAAATCGATGAAAATTCGTTTAGCCAACTATCAAAATAAAAGCGTGTGGGTTTCGGTCATTGGTCCGTCACGGAGTTTCGTGAGGAAGAAAGGGAAGTTCAAACGCGGAAAGAAGAAGGGACAGCCGAAGAACCACCGCCCCGCGAACTACTCGCACTTGGTTGACCAGGGCACAAGGCACATCCGAGGCAGGCACTTCATACGCAAAAGTTACAGCCGACTCTTCCGCCGTGACATGATTCTGGAACTTAGGCGACAAGTCGAATTGTTGCTCCCGAAACGAAAGTGA
- a CDS encoding head-tail adaptor protein, giving the protein MQKSGIYNCRLQWLKGYRTVDEQGQQVLTAQENGYLWASVEETNGRNTADYGAKQPGADVTILVKDAPPVSTDDLLRDESGTVYRIESIYGANNELSLQAYRNDKLTTDVSIAAHIVGISRMRQHLTIGAPLGSSDDYSATLLLVL; this is encoded by the coding sequence ATGCAGAAATCTGGAATTTATAATTGCCGTCTCCAGTGGCTAAAAGGCTACCGAACCGTTGACGAACAGGGACAACAGGTTCTCACTGCTCAAGAGAACGGCTACCTTTGGGCGTCGGTGGAAGAAACGAACGGTCGAAATACTGCAGACTACGGGGCGAAGCAGCCCGGTGCGGATGTGACAATACTGGTCAAGGATGCACCGCCAGTCAGCACGGACGATTTGTTGCGAGACGAATCGGGGACGGTCTACCGCATCGAATCTATTTACGGCGCAAACAACGAGTTGTCGCTGCAGGCGTACCGTAACGACAAACTCACTACGGATGTTAGCATTGCTGCGCATATCGTAGGGATTTCACGGATGCGGCAACATCTCACCATCGGTGCGCCTCTTGGTTCTTCGGACGATTATTCCGCAACACTCTTACTAGTTTTGTGA
- a CDS encoding helix-turn-helix transcriptional regulator — MHYAPKPEVPERNTATVCLELGILPETLNKLVRADLFTLPTRRQGSWLVWSDKDAERLRQLIEWKRSNPVLTIIAPLPAPPTPTTEPPKPQRASKPKPLRAPQPKKERLHGGITTTEYRGKQFTVTQLAQHLNMPRRTVSERLTRYGWDANKAFTTPNRKTGSQPKTFVLQGQPVTIAQLAERFGIAINTVTYRLKKHNFDCERAFADKLH; from the coding sequence ATGCACTACGCCCCGAAGCCCGAAGTCCCCGAACGCAACACCGCAACCGTATGCCTCGAACTCGGCATCCTGCCCGAAACGCTGAATAAGCTCGTGAGAGCCGACCTTTTCACCCTGCCCACGCGCAGGCAGGGCAGTTGGCTCGTGTGGAGCGACAAGGACGCCGAACGGCTTCGGCAACTCATCGAGTGGAAACGCAGCAACCCCGTTCTCACCATCATCGCACCACTTCCAGCACCACCAACGCCCACAACCGAACCACCAAAACCGCAACGAGCATCGAAGCCGAAGCCACTACGAGCACCGCAACCCAAGAAGGAACGATTGCACGGGGGAATCACGACGACAGAGTACCGAGGCAAGCAATTCACTGTGACCCAACTGGCGCAACACCTCAACATGCCGCGACGAACGGTTTCAGAACGACTGACGCGGTACGGTTGGGACGCAAACAAAGCGTTCACCACCCCGAACCGAAAAACGGGATCTCAGCCCAAAACGTTCGTGCTACAGGGGCAGCCCGTGACAATCGCCCAACTCGCTGAGCGGTTCGGCATCGCGATAAACACCGTCACTTACCGGCTCAAAAAGCACAACTTCGACTGCGAACGGGCTTTCGCAGATAAATTGCATTAG
- a CDS encoding HK97 family phage prohead protease produces MNQHQRRTEFELSDNRRITFYPVVWNQETTIFQRNGSYREMLLPGMFAASLADPRNEVVATVDHDPEKVLAKRTSGELLLTNDPHGVFASLWLPETPLGDAVLSGVKEGTIWGCSCGWEGGENSTTDSGVVQWRSGRLFDVCVVMTGQPAYAGTEVNLRTHTRVDALLARLRLVKFNISRLHTFNR; encoded by the coding sequence ATGAACCAGCACCAGCGGCGGACGGAATTTGAACTGAGCGACAACCGGCGGATTACCTTCTATCCGGTGGTTTGGAATCAGGAGACGACGATTTTTCAGCGCAACGGCAGTTACCGCGAAATGCTGCTGCCCGGAATGTTCGCCGCATCGCTCGCCGATCCGAGGAACGAAGTCGTTGCAACGGTAGATCACGACCCGGAAAAAGTGCTCGCCAAAAGAACCAGCGGGGAACTGCTCCTAACCAATGACCCGCACGGGGTGTTCGCATCCCTTTGGTTGCCAGAAACGCCGTTGGGCGATGCGGTGCTGAGCGGGGTAAAAGAGGGAACGATTTGGGGCTGTTCGTGCGGTTGGGAAGGTGGGGAGAACAGCACGACCGATTCGGGTGTTGTTCAGTGGCGCAGTGGTCGGCTGTTCGATGTTTGCGTCGTGATGACGGGGCAGCCGGCTTACGCGGGCACAGAAGTGAATCTCCGAACCCACACGCGGGTCGATGCGTTGCTCGCGAGATTGAGGCTTGTGAAATTTAATATCAGTCGGCTACATACATTTAACCGTTAA
- a CDS encoding phage major capsid protein: MAKQFRASEEVSALIAQVQGQVDAIKSKWDSAEPTPEDVSKMNELVSQLETLAQEQQLATAEERLQKFRASQEEPSRPAPKFTVPAQAKKVLTPGELFHSALRHGFRDPIDNETQYRMKRAGYDIGSNVTFKTDFSLINSKKRKQYRTLSKGANPGNDLVFENYSNNVVEIMALQSPLLSVLNIESTDNGNPTTYFTLDDSANESTDITASGGSELSPTIPDKDVSDGKKKCGIFTITSGYQKVTRQELSDSYVKLEGDFQRWSATRHALKLERDIVLGNGNGETGREGLLSCDTTVTPISGGAWTYAGLKNFIVGFDTRYRADIVLLVSEATYAEMAADLVDENERSYFDINIQNDQEYTTFFGKKIFVSKYMSDGMVLGFDPNYFVVRTKDTQSFDVLKEKFYPLLGYCGLMDFGCMGNFPTGACKSIALTS, from the coding sequence ATGGCAAAACAATTTCGGGCGAGCGAAGAGGTTTCCGCACTAATCGCACAAGTCCAGGGACAAGTAGACGCAATCAAATCCAAGTGGGATTCCGCTGAGCCGACTCCCGAAGATGTCAGCAAGATGAACGAACTGGTGAGCCAGTTGGAAACACTGGCACAGGAGCAGCAGTTGGCGACCGCCGAAGAGCGCCTTCAGAAGTTTCGGGCGAGTCAAGAAGAACCGAGCCGCCCCGCTCCGAAGTTCACCGTTCCCGCACAAGCCAAAAAGGTGCTGACACCGGGCGAACTGTTTCACAGTGCCCTACGGCACGGCTTCCGAGATCCCATCGACAACGAAACCCAGTACCGAATGAAGCGCGCCGGTTACGACATCGGCTCAAATGTGACATTTAAGACTGACTTCAGCCTGATTAATTCCAAGAAACGCAAACAGTACCGCACACTGTCGAAGGGCGCAAACCCCGGCAACGACTTGGTTTTCGAGAACTACAGCAACAATGTCGTGGAAATCATGGCGCTCCAGTCGCCGTTGTTGTCCGTGCTCAACATCGAATCGACCGACAACGGTAACCCGACCACGTACTTCACCCTCGACGACTCCGCAAATGAGAGTACGGACATCACCGCTTCGGGTGGTAGCGAACTTTCGCCCACGATCCCCGATAAGGATGTCTCTGATGGCAAAAAGAAATGTGGAATTTTTACCATAACCAGCGGTTACCAAAAGGTGACCCGACAAGAACTTTCCGATTCTTATGTCAAGCTGGAAGGTGACTTCCAGCGATGGAGCGCAACCCGTCACGCGCTCAAACTCGAACGGGATATCGTTCTCGGAAATGGCAACGGGGAGACGGGTCGGGAAGGGTTACTATCCTGCGATACGACCGTAACGCCGATCAGCGGCGGGGCATGGACTTACGCGGGCTTAAAGAACTTCATTGTTGGTTTCGATACCCGCTACCGCGCCGACATTGTGCTTCTGGTCAGTGAAGCCACTTACGCAGAAATGGCAGCCGACTTGGTCGATGAAAATGAACGTTCATATTTCGACATTAACATTCAAAACGATCAGGAGTACACGACCTTCTTCGGCAAGAAAATCTTCGTGTCGAAGTACATGAGTGACGGAATGGTGCTGGGCTTCGACCCGAACTATTTCGTTGTTCGCACCAAGGACACCCAATCCTTCGATGTATTGAAAGAGAAATTTTACCCGTTGCTCGGCTACTGCGGCTTGATGGATTTCGGCTGCATGGGGAACTTCCCGACCGGGGCATGCAAGTCAATTGCGCTCACATCCTAA
- a CDS encoding glycosyltransferase family 25 protein, translating into MHYLINLRKRPDRLAESLEACRRVGITPVVWEATDGTTVPMPEGWKENAGALGCRLSHMSVLADAIAKGYEQVCVLEDDVTFIPDFQGRFSTFLEAVPSDWMALCIGGQHASAPEQVSPGVVRCLSCHRTHAYMVRGEFIHQLHSIFARSRGHIDWEWAHSMKDYRVYAPYPSFLCGQRASKSDITQMKTISDRWWQPRRATAPKKAI; encoded by the coding sequence TTGCATTATCTGATAAATCTAAGAAAGCGACCAGACCGTTTGGCGGAATCACTCGAAGCGTGCCGACGGGTCGGAATCACTCCCGTCGTTTGGGAAGCCACCGACGGCACTACCGTACCGATGCCGGAAGGCTGGAAAGAGAACGCAGGTGCTCTCGGCTGCCGTCTGTCGCACATGTCGGTTCTGGCTGACGCGATTGCGAAGGGCTACGAGCAAGTCTGCGTTCTCGAAGACGATGTGACTTTCATTCCTGACTTTCAGGGGCGATTTTCCACGTTCCTCGAAGCCGTCCCGAGTGACTGGATGGCACTTTGCATTGGGGGGCAGCACGCTTCCGCCCCTGAACAAGTCAGTCCCGGAGTGGTGCGCTGCCTGAGTTGCCACCGGACGCACGCTTACATGGTGCGGGGCGAGTTCATTCACCAGTTGCATTCGATCTTCGCCCGTTCGCGTGGGCATATCGATTGGGAATGGGCTCACTCGATGAAGGACTACCGGGTTTACGCTCCCTACCCTTCGTTCCTCTGCGGGCAACGCGCGAGCAAATCGGACATCACGCAAATGAAAACTATTAGTGACCGGTGGTGGCAGCCCCGCAGAGCGACCGCGCCGAAGAAGGCAATTTGA
- the gp17 gene encoding tail completion protein gp17 yields MGLPEILVAKLTNSPVNALVGGRITPAIGTDGTQIPYVAFTITSSENSYRLDGSPSSLEKTGILFDVWGNKHTQVTQILSALRSTLSGWSEGQVKWSMWGNSATEKDEDSERYSAVSEFTVWYEQTVRVRVDAGIESGEAFGTPTITGGAPRLDFSEPFNSQYLAIF; encoded by the coding sequence ATGGGCTTGCCAGAAATATTAGTCGCGAAACTAACAAACAGTCCTGTGAATGCGTTGGTGGGCGGTAGGATTACACCCGCCATCGGCACGGACGGCACTCAAATTCCCTATGTCGCGTTCACCATTACCAGCAGCGAGAACAGCTACAGACTCGACGGCAGCCCGTCTTCACTGGAAAAGACTGGCATTCTGTTCGATGTGTGGGGCAACAAGCACACTCAAGTAACGCAGATCCTGAGTGCGTTGCGGAGCACGCTGAGCGGTTGGAGCGAAGGTCAAGTCAAGTGGTCGATGTGGGGCAACTCGGCAACTGAAAAGGACGAGGACTCAGAGCGGTATTCCGCAGTCTCCGAGTTCACCGTTTGGTACGAACAGACCGTGCGCGTTCGTGTTGATGCTGGAATCGAGAGCGGCGAGGCGTTCGGGACGCCAACCATTACCGGCGGCGCACCTCGATTAGATTTCAGCGAACCGTTTAACTCGCAGTACCTCGCAATATTTTAA
- a CDS encoding head-tail connector protein — MHHYSLEIIEPGESISLVEALKAHIKSNNGTSEDSELQVFLDAAMSAFEHETDGRIVLSTTFKQYFPCWAKCLELARGKVTNVAAVSYFDENEDEFEIDGWYADFTSIPALVNFPDLAYFPDGVFPALSLTRPRPVCVEFTAGWVGVDYLPAEVRVAVLQLAAHYYANRESHTTDTLKELPMGFTRICNKYLTGLGGV, encoded by the coding sequence ATGCACCATTACTCACTTGAAATTATTGAACCGGGCGAATCGATCTCGCTCGTGGAAGCCTTAAAAGCCCACATCAAAAGCAATAACGGCACTTCCGAAGACAGTGAACTCCAAGTATTCCTTGATGCAGCCATGTCCGCATTCGAGCACGAAACCGACGGACGCATTGTACTCTCGACAACTTTCAAACAGTACTTCCCGTGTTGGGCAAAGTGCCTGGAACTCGCACGCGGGAAGGTTACGAATGTCGCAGCCGTGAGTTACTTCGACGAGAACGAAGACGAGTTTGAAATAGACGGCTGGTATGCCGACTTCACGAGTATACCGGCACTGGTCAATTTCCCCGATCTCGCCTATTTCCCGGATGGAGTTTTCCCCGCGCTGTCCCTCACACGACCGCGACCGGTTTGCGTGGAGTTCACTGCGGGCTGGGTCGGAGTGGATTACTTGCCGGCAGAGGTGCGTGTCGCTGTGCTCCAACTTGCAGCACATTACTACGCAAACCGCGAAAGCCACACCACCGACACGCTGAAGGAACTGCCGATGGGGTTCACCCGCATTTGCAACAAATATCTCACAGGATTGGGTGGTGTCTAA
- a CDS encoding glycosyltransferase family 2 protein — translation MAAPQSDRAEEGNLNFSIVMPSRERVPLLTQCLQSIADTTADLSSVEVLVYIDNCDSQTIAATHKLRQQFPFLDFLQGARPENLSRDCYNPLAARTTGRFLQIFNDDAQLFTKGWDVAALEVLNSFQEQHPDGILMGCPNDDTGCDYACFPMLSREAVNALGFAQNPGFGGWGSDIHLDKVFTALGRKVPLPYDIRHSCVHNRTRGRDRVSLRMSRLSKYPWEEVEKDAERLRKIIGENTR, via the coding sequence GTGGCAGCCCCGCAGAGCGACCGCGCCGAAGAAGGCAATTTGAACTTTTCTATCGTTATGCCAAGCAGGGAGCGCGTCCCCCTCTTGACTCAGTGCCTGCAGTCGATCGCGGACACCACCGCAGACCTTTCATCAGTCGAAGTGCTGGTCTACATCGACAACTGCGATTCGCAGACGATCGCAGCAACCCACAAGTTGCGGCAGCAGTTCCCGTTCCTCGATTTCCTCCAGGGAGCGCGACCCGAAAACCTCTCACGCGACTGCTACAACCCGTTGGCAGCCCGCACCACAGGGCGATTCTTGCAAATTTTTAATGACGATGCTCAGTTGTTTACGAAGGGGTGGGATGTCGCAGCGCTGGAAGTGCTGAATAGTTTTCAAGAGCAGCACCCGGACGGAATCTTGATGGGCTGCCCGAACGATGACACTGGGTGCGATTACGCATGCTTCCCGATGCTCAGCCGTGAAGCCGTAAACGCACTCGGTTTCGCTCAGAATCCGGGCTTCGGTGGTTGGGGGAGCGACATTCACCTCGATAAAGTGTTCACGGCTTTAGGGCGCAAAGTGCCGTTGCCCTACGATATTCGCCATTCGTGTGTACACAACCGCACCCGAGGACGTGACCGTGTTTCACTGCGAATGAGCCGCTTGAGCAAGTACCCTTGGGAAGAAGTGGAAAAAGATGCGGAACGGTTGCGAAAAATTATTGGCGAGAACACTAGATAG
- a CDS encoding phage portal protein gives MLKQFRNTLAKWLWWKTVERPPGSSWEEPNQYGVTCPDTARTLSPVYAALDLYKRSMSTLPLVTYRRSEKGRERARNHPAYPVLHDRINAGMSPITFFEILIDAYFLYGEFFGLVQTRNSGELLAIYPIPNDTVLKVTRDENWRKVYEIRMADGTKEFADGEIVHIIKDTEDGLRGRSIIDFAASNLSLHRQVQQSANAFYKHATKPSVYVKGEWGTAEARAEFERKFNEKYAGVGNSGKAPFVSLNTDIVAFPNTTAEESRVIEMLSSSVADCSRWFGVSPLLLSDLTRGTYSNLAADNEAFYQRSLRPLLVKVESELRSKLFPSEPDVYCEFLASAILRGSPDQQQAIFNGYVQSGVMLISEVREQLDLPFVEGTDVPLRPVNQAVVTGAADAMPLEQTPPGGIQP, from the coding sequence ATGTTAAAGCAGTTCCGAAATACGCTGGCGAAGTGGCTCTGGTGGAAGACGGTTGAGCGCCCGCCCGGTTCGTCCTGGGAAGAGCCGAACCAATACGGGGTGACTTGCCCCGACACCGCACGCACCCTTTCGCCCGTTTACGCGGCACTCGACCTCTACAAGCGGAGCATGTCCACGCTCCCGCTGGTGACCTACCGGCGAAGCGAAAAAGGGCGCGAGCGGGCAAGGAATCATCCTGCCTACCCGGTACTCCACGACCGCATTAACGCGGGGATGTCGCCGATCACCTTCTTTGAAATTCTGATTGACGCCTACTTCCTTTACGGCGAGTTCTTCGGGCTCGTCCAAACGAGGAACAGCGGCGAATTGCTCGCGATCTACCCGATACCGAACGACACCGTGTTGAAGGTGACACGGGACGAGAACTGGCGGAAGGTTTACGAAATCCGAATGGCGGACGGAACGAAAGAGTTCGCGGACGGCGAAATTGTTCACATCATCAAAGACACGGAAGACGGGCTGCGGGGGCGATCGATCATCGATTTTGCCGCGTCCAACCTGTCACTTCACCGGCAAGTTCAACAATCGGCAAATGCGTTTTACAAACACGCTACGAAGCCGAGCGTGTATGTGAAAGGCGAATGGGGGACTGCGGAAGCCCGCGCCGAATTTGAACGGAAATTTAACGAGAAGTACGCGGGAGTGGGCAACAGCGGTAAAGCCCCATTCGTATCGCTCAACACCGATATCGTTGCGTTCCCGAACACGACCGCCGAAGAAAGCCGCGTCATCGAGATGCTTTCGAGCAGTGTCGCCGATTGCTCGCGCTGGTTCGGCGTCTCGCCCCTGCTCCTCTCCGACCTCACGAGGGGCACGTACTCAAACCTCGCGGCGGACAACGAAGCCTTTTACCAACGCTCATTGCGCCCGCTCCTGGTGAAAGTAGAGAGCGAACTGCGTTCCAAATTGTTCCCTTCCGAACCGGATGTCTACTGCGAATTCTTGGCTTCGGCGATTCTCCGAGGTTCGCCCGACCAGCAGCAAGCCATTTTCAACGGGTACGTGCAGTCCGGGGTAATGCTCATCTCCGAGGTTCGCGAACAACTCGACTTACCGTTCGTCGAAGGTACGGACGTACCGCTCCGACCAGTGAACCAAGCCGTAGTCACGGGTGCGGCGGATGCCATGCCACTGGAACAAACACCACCCGGAGGAATCCAGCCATGA
- a CDS encoding terminase TerL endonuclease subunit, giving the protein MNPPDWAVVTAADRLALEEGCYWSEPHANSILKFTRTFFRSQFIRGQVTLAPEQAQFLQRLYGWRLPNGNRRFRFANLHVPKKSFGKTLLVSIIAYFETFGSGEPSPFVVSCAASISNASQVFDELKFAVEHSPFDPFTDCRRHTKEIEVKDLNAKFRSVSSDGKRLHGFNCSTVIVDEAGWTRSADAFDALRYAPAARPNGLIVVISTASDQQEHWYHKRIYSKSKRILSGEDLDITHLAVVHEMDADGNPEDPSQWKLANPLLGSPWCPTDQFRRDLEAAKSAGLGEWLNFQRLRLGRWLKPDEMAYFEVNKFDELKAEPTEAELKYAPAAIGVDLSETTDPTSVTITWELSPGRYYSRSWCWVAEKAVVEREKSNLSHYREFPEMCITKGDMIDERVILAHLVALAKNYDVKVCNFDPRLAYVMANRLSEEGVKCERVPASARFFNPAMVELRKAIDEKRYSHDGSSWLKFCLQNVRVELNRYGEVYPVRKRSVDKIDGAISQLLSLLGIMSKKPVEQSQIIWN; this is encoded by the coding sequence GTGAACCCGCCAGACTGGGCAGTGGTCACCGCAGCCGATCGGCTGGCACTCGAAGAAGGGTGTTACTGGAGTGAACCGCACGCAAATTCCATTTTAAAATTCACGCGAACATTCTTCCGCAGTCAGTTCATTCGCGGGCAAGTCACGCTCGCACCCGAGCAAGCCCAGTTCCTGCAGCGGTTGTACGGTTGGCGACTGCCGAACGGTAACAGGCGGTTTCGCTTCGCCAATTTGCATGTGCCGAAGAAGTCATTCGGGAAGACACTTTTAGTTTCAATAATCGCGTACTTCGAGACATTCGGCTCTGGTGAACCCAGTCCGTTCGTGGTGAGTTGCGCGGCATCGATCTCCAACGCTTCGCAAGTTTTCGATGAGTTGAAATTCGCGGTTGAGCACTCACCGTTCGACCCGTTCACCGATTGCCGACGGCACACGAAAGAGATCGAAGTCAAAGACCTGAACGCAAAGTTCCGATCGGTTTCGAGTGACGGGAAAAGGCTGCACGGGTTCAACTGTTCGACCGTAATCGTGGACGAAGCAGGCTGGACACGCAGCGCGGATGCGTTCGATGCCCTCCGCTACGCTCCGGCAGCCCGACCGAACGGGCTTATAGTTGTCATAAGCACGGCGAGCGATCAGCAAGAACACTGGTATCACAAGCGAATTTACAGCAAATCGAAGCGTATTCTGTCGGGCGAAGACCTCGACATCACGCACTTAGCCGTCGTCCACGAGATGGACGCGGACGGAAACCCGGAAGACCCGTCTCAATGGAAACTGGCTAACCCGTTACTCGGTTCACCGTGGTGTCCTACCGATCAGTTCCGTCGAGATTTGGAAGCGGCGAAGTCAGCGGGGTTGGGTGAATGGCTGAACTTCCAGCGGTTGCGGTTGGGGCGCTGGTTGAAGCCCGACGAAATGGCGTACTTCGAGGTGAATAAGTTCGATGAGTTGAAGGCAGAACCCACCGAGGCAGAACTGAAGTACGCACCGGCTGCGATCGGTGTTGACCTCTCCGAAACGACCGACCCGACTTCCGTAACGATCACATGGGAACTTTCGCCCGGACGTTACTACTCGCGCTCGTGGTGCTGGGTTGCTGAAAAGGCAGTGGTCGAAAGGGAAAAATCCAACCTGAGCCACTACCGCGAGTTCCCGGAGATGTGCATCACGAAGGGCGACATGATTGACGAGCGGGTGATTCTCGCTCACCTCGTCGCACTCGCGAAAAATTATGATGTCAAAGTTTGCAACTTCGATCCGAGATTGGCTTATGTAATGGCGAATCGGCTGTCCGAGGAAGGGGTAAAGTGCGAACGTGTTCCGGCTTCAGCGCGATTTTTTAATCCGGCAATGGTGGAGTTACGGAAGGCAATCGATGAAAAACGCTACTCGCACGACGGAAGCAGTTGGCTCAAGTTCTGCCTTCAAAATGTGCGTGTGGAACTGAACCGGTATGGCGAAGTGTACCCCGTTCGGAAACGATCGGTGGACAAAATCGACGGCGCAATCTCGCAACTGCTCTCGCTCCTGGGAATCATGTCGAAGAAGCCGGTTGAGCAGAGCCAAATTATTTGGAACTGA